Within Labrus bergylta chromosome 18, fLabBer1.1, whole genome shotgun sequence, the genomic segment GACGTgcacttttgttttgaagtgCAGTTTAAAGCAGCATGTGAGCGATGATACCTCAGATTCTGCAGTCCCAGGAACATGTGCGGGCTGAGCCTCTCAAGGTTGTTCCCGTTCAGGTAGAGGCTGCGGAGGCTGCTCAGGCTGGAGAAGGCCCCCTCCTGGAGGTACGAGATCCGGTTGTTTCCCAAGTGGAGCAGGTCGAGGCTGGAGAAATTCCAAAAGTCTGTGCGATAAATCCTCTGGATTAAGTTCCCACTAAGGTATAGCTTGCGGCCGTTGAGGGGCCGAGGCGTTAGCTGTGACACGTTGAGGAAGTTGCTCTCCTTGCAGTTGACGGTCAGGCCCAGGTCTGTGATGTGCAGGTTACAGGTACAGCCCAGGGGACAAATTATAGGGATTGGGGGTCGGGTTTGATAGCCAGCCACTGGGGGATTCTGGTTGCGAGGTGTGGGGGATATTCTCGAGGGTCGTGGTCTTTTTGTCGGTCTTGGATGCCTCTCTTTGTCTTTACGCTCGgctgaggaagaggacgaggaagtggaggaagtgtgagtgttcTGACGGGAGCCATGAACCATGGAGGACGGCTTAGTCGGTCGGACGCGCCCCGGGTTAGAGTTGGGTTTAGAGTTTGGCGGCAAATGTTTGGGCTGTGACCCCGCCGTAGATCCGCCTACCTCGCCTTGTAGTTCCTTATCCGGGAGGTCCGCACACAGCTCCTTGCGGGGGATCTCTCTCAGGTCCTTCCCGTGAAGGTGGAAGGGATACTCACAGGTTACTTCCCCAACTACTGCTGTGTAGGGGATCTGACCCAgccactgctgcagctgcagcgcCTCGCAGCCACAGTTCCAGGGAttctcctccagctgcagctccatcagGAAGCGGCCGATGTACTCCAGCGTCCCAGCATATGCCAGGCTCTTCAGACGGTTTCCCCGCAGGTCCAGAtgagtcagagacacagatctggagtgggagggggagaggtggggggggtaGTTAGCAATGTTGGATGAAATAACGCTTCACACATTCCACTGCTGAGAAATCTGCGTTTTATCTGATGattaatttgtcttttatgACATGAAATAGAATGCAACAGAAATATTAATTCAAAGGAAAAGTACAGGCTGGTTAATTGTGTCTGACACCGATATTTCTGTAGATCAGTCGCGGTGTAATTCAAAAgattttgctgtaaaataatccGAATCCAACCTGAACAGATGAGCTGGCAAGATGGGAATCAGGTTGTCGTTGAGGATCAGAACCCGGAGCTTGAAGAGGAACCTCAGAGCACCGCTATCGATTCGTTTGATCACGTTGTAGTCAGCCTGTAGGGGAGAAGAGAAAATATGCTGAAGATAATTGCTGCAATTGAAATATAGACTGAATGCAGCAGGAAAGATGAGGCACTCTCCACTGGAAAATGAACACGCGTCTCCAGAacattctctctctcatgcCACCTGCTAGCTATTTCTGTCACAGCTATCTATTGTAATCTCTGGTGAATTTGTCAATAATGCCATCCATCACAAGGAATATACTCTCAATCCTACCTGGAGGTATTCCAGAGCCTCTAAGCCGGCAAAGGTGTCATTTCTGAAGACCTCCAGCTTGTTCTCGTGCAGGTACAGGCGTCTCAGTTTGGCCAGCCCGTTAAAAGCTCCCACTCGGATGTCCTGGAGTGCATTGTTGCCAAGGTTTATCGACACAGCGTTGCCAAGGTGCTGGAATCCGTTGCTATAGAGACGCCTCAGAGAGTTCCTCTGGAGGTTGAGTTTAAAAGGGCGGACCCACGAATGTGACACCTGAGTGATTAATTagaggtctgattagttatctCATTAATTACATGAGTCGAACAGTTAGAAACAGCCATAAGCCACGTTACAGCCAGGATATTAGACTTGGAGGTATACTATGGTAATGTGATGAATGCAATAAAGTGCAGAGCAGTGCAGGGCCACGTGCACTGCATGACATATGAGCAGGGGCGAACCTGGCTTACCTGGCTGCCATTAGTGAAGCCCCGCCCATCACAGTGCACGTGCAGGATGCCTTCTTTGACCTCGCACGTGCACGGCTCGAAGCACGGCTCGTCCACTTCCTCCTCGGAGTTGTCCACCAGAGGCGTGTGTGtggaggtgggggtgggggtggggccTTGCGACGTCCGGGACAGACGCACGCACCCAAGGGCCACTGCCAGAGCGACCCACTgcatcctcctgctgctgcttctccctCTCAGCTCAGCAGCCTGGGGCTACAGCCCGGCATCGGCCCTTCACCGCActgcacatgcatgcatacatatacacacacacataaacaaacagacacacacataaacaaacagacacacacacacagagtaaaaaaaagagccaaCAGCTAGGGAGGGAACAGCAAAAGTCAGGTCAGGATGAATCAGATTGATGATACATCACAGGCATAATAAAGCAGtcagaaaataaaagttaaatcacacagactggagtgcCACGGGGGATGAATTACATTGCAATGCTATAATGATATATAGGCCAACTGGAGGCCACAGTATGTAGTGATATGAGCAGAACCTCAACATATGTAAGATGCACTCAGCGTGGGGAAAACAAAGCTTTGTTTCTACAGGGATCAGCAAAGCGGgaaatattgattttaaaaacaacaagcagaacaatctctctctgctgctaCAACACAGCTTTGAATTAAGAAGACAGATAAGCAATTTAAAATTCAAACGCTGACATTGAAAATGCAAAACACAGGTGCAAACACGTGGGCAAGTTCACCTCACCTgtgaatcacatttttttatcattcttAGTGTGGCTTTAAGGACAAGTGTTtggggaatgtgtgtgtggggt encodes:
- the LOC109997971 gene encoding SLIT and NTRK-like protein 3; the protein is MQWVALAVALGCVRLSRTSQGPTPTPTSTHTPLVDNSEEEVDEPCFEPCTCEVKEGILHVHCDGRGFTNGSQVSHSWVRPFKLNLQRNSLRRLYSNGFQHLGNAVSINLGNNALQDIRVGAFNGLAKLRRLYLHENKLEVFRNDTFAGLEALEYLQADYNVIKRIDSGALRFLFKLRVLILNDNLIPILPAHLFRSVSLTHLDLRGNRLKSLAYAGTLEYIGRFLMELQLEENPWNCGCEALQLQQWLGQIPYTAVVGEVTCEYPFHLHGKDLREIPRKELCADLPDKELQGEVGGSTAGSQPKHLPPNSKPNSNPGRVRPTKPSSMVHGSRQNTHTSSTSSSSSSAERKDKERHPRPTKRPRPSRISPTPRNQNPPVAGYQTRPPIPIICPLGCTCNLHITDLGLTVNCKESNFLNVSQLTPRPLNGRKLYLSGNLIQRIYRTDFWNFSSLDLLHLGNNRISYLQEGAFSSLSSLRSLYLNGNNLERLSPHMFLGLQNLRYLYFEYNEIREVDPGTFDSMPSLVLLFLNANLLRSLPLGVFSGVNLARLNLRNNHLLQLPSVGVLEHLTGLVQVDLQQNPWECNCEAAPLKRWLEGLSAVVVMGEVVCHSPEKTKGVDLRSLSMELLCPELEPQEDQEQEEQQTATSTAADGGVSVAYPGSGLGPLIPPGKDSIPLSVLVLSLLVLFVSAFFAAAALIAYALRRRDKLPFRRQGEVDLAGIQMECGIFTEQTHHHHHHHHGLPETPPLPAPEHNHVYDTILPPEAALKGQSPGAASHMCSNPIYKEEQDAAVKQRAQTFAASKENGEGGYSSAAEKERQWTLEVSSSPINTITGAMGSLAGLHGNGILCPTVIDSQGPTPKVELVDCLFRLPTPEFRDLPDRFARPPPCYPHPQDSKQDARPDQTLVVTTASTPAGGGSGSQSEQGVGEQRLRTTPDYMEVLDRSYQF